A DNA window from Aythya fuligula isolate bAytFul2 chromosome 4, bAytFul2.pri, whole genome shotgun sequence contains the following coding sequences:
- the PCDH10 gene encoding protocadherin-10 isoform X1, translated as MVVLFLLALLWMVEGALCQLHYTVQEEQEHGTFVGNIAEDLGLDITKLSARRFQTAPNSRSPYLELNLETGVLYVNEKIDREQICKQSPSCLLHLEVFLENPLELFRVEIEVLDINDNPPSFPEPDLTVEISESATPGTRFPLESAFDPDVGTNSLRTYEITPNSYFSLDVQTQGDGNRFAELVLDQPLDREQQAVHRYVLTAVDGGQPQQRTGTALLTVRVLDSNDNVPAFEQPVYTVSLPENSPPGTLVLQLNASDPDEGQNGEVIYSFSSHISARARELFGIAPRTGRLEVSGELDYEESSVYQVYVQAKDLGPNAVPAHCKVLVRVLDANDNAPEISFSTVKEAVSEAAAPGTVVALFSVSDRDSEENGQVQCELLQGDAPFRLKSSFKNYYTIVTEGPLDREQPGGDAYTLTVVARDGGRPPLSTSKSIQVRVSDVNDNAPRFSQPVYQVFVSENNVPGAYIYAVSATDRDQGANARLAYSILESQIQGMSVFTYVSINAENGFLYALRSFDYEQLKEFSFQVEARDAGEEPRPLAANATVNIVVVDQNDNAPAIVSPVPGRNGTPARELLPRGAEPGYLVSRVAAVDADDGDNARLTYSIARGNEASLFRMDWRSGELRTARRVPAKRDPQRPYELLVEVRDHGQPPLSSTAAIQVVLVDGAAERPGGGGGGGGQGAGAGAGGGGAGGEHRPSRSGGDASLDLTLILIIALGSVSFVFLLAMIVLAVRCQKEKKLNIYTCLASDCCLGCCCCCPCCSRQARARKKKLSKSDIMLVQSSNVPSNPAQVPAEEAGSFGSHHHNQNYCYQVCLTPESAKTDLMFLKPCSPSRSTDAEHNPCGAIVTGYADQQPDIISNGSILSSETKHQRAELSYLVDRPRRVNSSAFQEADIVSSKDSGHGDSEQGDSDHDATNRGQSSGMDLFSNCTEECKALGHSDRCWMPSFVPSDGRQAADYRSNLHVPGMDSVPDTEVFETPEAQPGAERSFSTFGKEKALHNTLERKELDGLLSNTRAPYKPPYLKHGSQQSNLPHPTSPSPSRVSHPLPGYTTTKAFAISGSQSGL; from the exons ATGGTCGTGCTATTCCTCCTCGCCTTGCTCTGGATGGTGGAGGGGGCCCTTTGCCAGCTCCATTACAcggtgcaggaggagcaggagcatgGCACGTTCGTGGGAAATATCGCCGAGGACCTGGGCTTGGACATTACAAAACTTTCGGCTCGCCGCTTCCAGACGGCGCCCAACTCCCGCAGCCCTTACCTGGAGCTCAACCTGGAGACCGGGGTGCTCTACGTGAACGAGAAGATCGACCGGGAGCAGATCTGCAAGCAgagcccctcctgcctgctgcacctGGAGGTCTTCCTGGAGAACCCCCTGGAGCTGTTCCGGGTGGAGATCGAGGTGCTGGACATCAACGACAACCCGCCCTCCTTCCCGGAGCCCGACCTCACGGTGGAGATCTCGGAGAGCGCCACGCCGGGCACCCGCTTTCCCCTGGAGAGCGCCTTCGACCCCGACGTGGGCACCAACTCGCTGCGCACCTACGAGATCACCCCCAACAGTTACTTCTCCCTCGACGTGCAGACGCAGGGCGACGGCAACCGCTTCGCCGAGCTGGTGCTGGACCAGCCGCTGGACCGCGAGCAGCAAGCCGTGCACCGCTACGTGCTGACGGCGGTGGACggcgggcagccccagcagcgcaCCGGCACCGCCCTGCTCACCGTGCGGGTGCTGGACTCCAACGACAACGTCCCCGCCTTCGAGCAGCCCGTCTACACCGTGTCGCTGCCCGAGAACTCGCCTCCCGGCaccctggtgctgcagctcaACGCCAGCGACCCCGACGAGGGGCAGAACGGCGAGGTCATCTATTCCTTCAGCAGCCACATCTCGGCCCGCGCCCGGGAGCTCTTCGGCATCGCGCCGCGCACCGGGCGGCTGGAGGTGAGCGGCGAGCTGGACTACGAGGAGAGCAGCGTGTACCAGGTGTACGTGCAAGCCAAGGACCTGGGGCCCAACGCCGTGCCGGCGCACTGCAAGGTGCTGGTGCGGGTGCTGGACGCCAACGACAACGCGCCCGAGATCAGCTTCTCCACCGTCAAGGAGGCGGTGAgcgaggcggcggcgccgggcaCCGTGGTGGCCCTCTTCAGCGTGTCGGACCGCGACTCGGAGGAGAACGGGCAGGTGCAGTgcgagctgctgcagggcgACGCGCCCTTCCGCCTCAAGAGCTCCTTCAAGAACTACTACACCATCGTCACCGAGGGGCCGCTCGACCGCGAGCAGCCGGGCGGCGACGCCTACACGCTGACGGTGGTGGCTCGGGACGGCGGCCGGCCGCCGCTCAGCACCAGCAAGTCCATCCAGGTGCGGGTGAGCGACGTGAACGACAACGCGCCGCGCTTCTCGCAGCCCGTCTACCAGGTCTTCGTCAGCGAGAACAACGTGCCCGGCGCCTACATCTACGCCGTCAGCGCCACCGACCGCGACCAGGGCGCCAACGCGCGGCTCGCCTACTCCATCCTGGAGAGCCAGATCCAGGGCATGTCCGTCTTCACCTACGTCTCCATCAACGCCGAGAACGGCTTCCTCTACGCGCTGCGCTCCTTCGACTATGAGCAGCTCAAGGAGTTCAGCTTCCAGGTAGAGGCCCGCGACGCCGGCGAGGAGCCGCGCCCGCTGGCCGCCAACGCCACCGTCAACATCGTGGTGGTGGACCAGAACGACAACGCGCCCGCCATCGTCAGCCCCGTGCCGGGCCGCAACGGCACCCCGgcgagggagctgctgccccgcGGCGCCGAGCCGGGCTACCTGGTGAGCCGGGTGGCCGCCGTGGACGCCGACGACGGCGACAACGCGCGCCTCACCTACAGCATCGCGCGGGGCAACGAGGCCAGCCTCTTCCGCATGGACTGGCGCAGCGGCGAGCTCCGCACGGCGCGCAGGGTGCCGGCCAAGCGCGACCCGCAGCGCCCCTACGAGCTGCTCGTCGAGGTGCGCGACCACGGGCAGCCGCCGCTCTCCTCCACCGCCGCCATCCAGGTGGTGCTGGTGGACGGCGCGGCCGAGCGGCccggcggaggcggcggcggcggcgggcagggagccggggcgggcgcggggggcggcggggcaggcGGCGAGCACCGTCCCAGCCGCTCCGGGGGGGACGCGTCGCTCGACCTCACCCTCATCCTCATCATCGCGCTGGGCTCCGTGTCCTTCGTCTTCCTGCTGGCCATGATCGTGCTGGCCGTGCGCTGCCAGAAGGAGAAGAAGCTCAACATCTACACCTGCCTGGCCAGCGactgctgcctgggctgctgctgctgctgcccctgctgcagccgcCAAGCGCGGGCCCGCAAGAAGAAGCTCAGCAAGTCGGACATCATGCTGGTGCAGAGCTCCAACGTGCCCAGCAACCCGGCGCAGGTGCCGGCCGAGGAGGCGGGCAGCTTCGGCTCCCACCACCACAACCAGAACTACTGCTACCAGGTCTGCCTCACCCCCGAGTCCGCCAAGACCGACCTGATGTTCCTcaagccctgcagcccctcccgCAGCACCGACGCCGAGCACAACCCCTGCGGGGCCATCGTCACCGGTTATGCCGACCAGCAGCCCGACATCATCTCCAACGGCAGCATCCTCTCCAGCGAG acGAAACATCAGCGTGCTGAGCTCAGTTATCTAGTTGACAGACCCCGACGGGTAAACAG TTCTGCATTCCAGGAAGCAGACATAGTAAGCTCTAAGGACAGTGGTCATGGAGACAGTGAGCAAGGAGACAGTGATCATGATGCCACTAATCGAGGTCAATCCTCTG GCATGGATCTCTTCTCCAATTGCACAGAGGAATGTAAAGCACTGGGCCACTCAGATCGGTGCTGGATGCCTTCCTTTGTCCCATCTGATGGACGCCAAGCTGCAGATTACCGCAGCAATCTGCACGTACCTGGCATGGACTCCGTTCCAGACACTGAAGTGTTTGAAACACCAGAAGCCCAGCCGGGGGCAGAAaggtccttctccaccttcGGCAAAGAGAAGGCCCTTCACAACACTCTGGAGAGGAAGGAGTTGGATGGACTGCTGTCTAATACACGAGCGCCTTACAAACCACCATATTTGA
- the PCDH10 gene encoding protocadherin-10 isoform X4: protein MVVLFLLALLWMVEGALCQLHYTVQEEQEHGTFVGNIAEDLGLDITKLSARRFQTAPNSRSPYLELNLETGVLYVNEKIDREQICKQSPSCLLHLEVFLENPLELFRVEIEVLDINDNPPSFPEPDLTVEISESATPGTRFPLESAFDPDVGTNSLRTYEITPNSYFSLDVQTQGDGNRFAELVLDQPLDREQQAVHRYVLTAVDGGQPQQRTGTALLTVRVLDSNDNVPAFEQPVYTVSLPENSPPGTLVLQLNASDPDEGQNGEVIYSFSSHISARARELFGIAPRTGRLEVSGELDYEESSVYQVYVQAKDLGPNAVPAHCKVLVRVLDANDNAPEISFSTVKEAVSEAAAPGTVVALFSVSDRDSEENGQVQCELLQGDAPFRLKSSFKNYYTIVTEGPLDREQPGGDAYTLTVVARDGGRPPLSTSKSIQVRVSDVNDNAPRFSQPVYQVFVSENNVPGAYIYAVSATDRDQGANARLAYSILESQIQGMSVFTYVSINAENGFLYALRSFDYEQLKEFSFQVEARDAGEEPRPLAANATVNIVVVDQNDNAPAIVSPVPGRNGTPARELLPRGAEPGYLVSRVAAVDADDGDNARLTYSIARGNEASLFRMDWRSGELRTARRVPAKRDPQRPYELLVEVRDHGQPPLSSTAAIQVVLVDGAAERPGGGGGGGGQGAGAGAGGGGAGGEHRPSRSGGDASLDLTLILIIALGSVSFVFLLAMIVLAVRCQKEKKLNIYTCLASDCCLGCCCCCPCCSRQARARKKKLSKSDIMLVQSSNVPSNPAQVPAEEAGSFGSHHHNQNYCYQVCLTPESAKTDLMFLKPCSPSRSTDAEHNPCGAIVTGYADQQPDIISNGSILSSETKHQRAELSYLVDRPRRVNSSAFQEADIVSSKDSGHGDSEQGDSDHDATNRGQSSGMDLFSNCTEECKALGHSDRCWMPSFVPSDGRQAADYRSNLHVPGMDSVPDTEVFETPEAQPGAERSFSTFGKEKALHNTLERKELDGLLSNTRAPYKPPYLTRKRIC from the exons ATGGTCGTGCTATTCCTCCTCGCCTTGCTCTGGATGGTGGAGGGGGCCCTTTGCCAGCTCCATTACAcggtgcaggaggagcaggagcatgGCACGTTCGTGGGAAATATCGCCGAGGACCTGGGCTTGGACATTACAAAACTTTCGGCTCGCCGCTTCCAGACGGCGCCCAACTCCCGCAGCCCTTACCTGGAGCTCAACCTGGAGACCGGGGTGCTCTACGTGAACGAGAAGATCGACCGGGAGCAGATCTGCAAGCAgagcccctcctgcctgctgcacctGGAGGTCTTCCTGGAGAACCCCCTGGAGCTGTTCCGGGTGGAGATCGAGGTGCTGGACATCAACGACAACCCGCCCTCCTTCCCGGAGCCCGACCTCACGGTGGAGATCTCGGAGAGCGCCACGCCGGGCACCCGCTTTCCCCTGGAGAGCGCCTTCGACCCCGACGTGGGCACCAACTCGCTGCGCACCTACGAGATCACCCCCAACAGTTACTTCTCCCTCGACGTGCAGACGCAGGGCGACGGCAACCGCTTCGCCGAGCTGGTGCTGGACCAGCCGCTGGACCGCGAGCAGCAAGCCGTGCACCGCTACGTGCTGACGGCGGTGGACggcgggcagccccagcagcgcaCCGGCACCGCCCTGCTCACCGTGCGGGTGCTGGACTCCAACGACAACGTCCCCGCCTTCGAGCAGCCCGTCTACACCGTGTCGCTGCCCGAGAACTCGCCTCCCGGCaccctggtgctgcagctcaACGCCAGCGACCCCGACGAGGGGCAGAACGGCGAGGTCATCTATTCCTTCAGCAGCCACATCTCGGCCCGCGCCCGGGAGCTCTTCGGCATCGCGCCGCGCACCGGGCGGCTGGAGGTGAGCGGCGAGCTGGACTACGAGGAGAGCAGCGTGTACCAGGTGTACGTGCAAGCCAAGGACCTGGGGCCCAACGCCGTGCCGGCGCACTGCAAGGTGCTGGTGCGGGTGCTGGACGCCAACGACAACGCGCCCGAGATCAGCTTCTCCACCGTCAAGGAGGCGGTGAgcgaggcggcggcgccgggcaCCGTGGTGGCCCTCTTCAGCGTGTCGGACCGCGACTCGGAGGAGAACGGGCAGGTGCAGTgcgagctgctgcagggcgACGCGCCCTTCCGCCTCAAGAGCTCCTTCAAGAACTACTACACCATCGTCACCGAGGGGCCGCTCGACCGCGAGCAGCCGGGCGGCGACGCCTACACGCTGACGGTGGTGGCTCGGGACGGCGGCCGGCCGCCGCTCAGCACCAGCAAGTCCATCCAGGTGCGGGTGAGCGACGTGAACGACAACGCGCCGCGCTTCTCGCAGCCCGTCTACCAGGTCTTCGTCAGCGAGAACAACGTGCCCGGCGCCTACATCTACGCCGTCAGCGCCACCGACCGCGACCAGGGCGCCAACGCGCGGCTCGCCTACTCCATCCTGGAGAGCCAGATCCAGGGCATGTCCGTCTTCACCTACGTCTCCATCAACGCCGAGAACGGCTTCCTCTACGCGCTGCGCTCCTTCGACTATGAGCAGCTCAAGGAGTTCAGCTTCCAGGTAGAGGCCCGCGACGCCGGCGAGGAGCCGCGCCCGCTGGCCGCCAACGCCACCGTCAACATCGTGGTGGTGGACCAGAACGACAACGCGCCCGCCATCGTCAGCCCCGTGCCGGGCCGCAACGGCACCCCGgcgagggagctgctgccccgcGGCGCCGAGCCGGGCTACCTGGTGAGCCGGGTGGCCGCCGTGGACGCCGACGACGGCGACAACGCGCGCCTCACCTACAGCATCGCGCGGGGCAACGAGGCCAGCCTCTTCCGCATGGACTGGCGCAGCGGCGAGCTCCGCACGGCGCGCAGGGTGCCGGCCAAGCGCGACCCGCAGCGCCCCTACGAGCTGCTCGTCGAGGTGCGCGACCACGGGCAGCCGCCGCTCTCCTCCACCGCCGCCATCCAGGTGGTGCTGGTGGACGGCGCGGCCGAGCGGCccggcggaggcggcggcggcggcgggcagggagccggggcgggcgcggggggcggcggggcaggcGGCGAGCACCGTCCCAGCCGCTCCGGGGGGGACGCGTCGCTCGACCTCACCCTCATCCTCATCATCGCGCTGGGCTCCGTGTCCTTCGTCTTCCTGCTGGCCATGATCGTGCTGGCCGTGCGCTGCCAGAAGGAGAAGAAGCTCAACATCTACACCTGCCTGGCCAGCGactgctgcctgggctgctgctgctgctgcccctgctgcagccgcCAAGCGCGGGCCCGCAAGAAGAAGCTCAGCAAGTCGGACATCATGCTGGTGCAGAGCTCCAACGTGCCCAGCAACCCGGCGCAGGTGCCGGCCGAGGAGGCGGGCAGCTTCGGCTCCCACCACCACAACCAGAACTACTGCTACCAGGTCTGCCTCACCCCCGAGTCCGCCAAGACCGACCTGATGTTCCTcaagccctgcagcccctcccgCAGCACCGACGCCGAGCACAACCCCTGCGGGGCCATCGTCACCGGTTATGCCGACCAGCAGCCCGACATCATCTCCAACGGCAGCATCCTCTCCAGCGAG acGAAACATCAGCGTGCTGAGCTCAGTTATCTAGTTGACAGACCCCGACGGGTAAACAG TTCTGCATTCCAGGAAGCAGACATAGTAAGCTCTAAGGACAGTGGTCATGGAGACAGTGAGCAAGGAGACAGTGATCATGATGCCACTAATCGAGGTCAATCCTCTG GCATGGATCTCTTCTCCAATTGCACAGAGGAATGTAAAGCACTGGGCCACTCAGATCGGTGCTGGATGCCTTCCTTTGTCCCATCTGATGGACGCCAAGCTGCAGATTACCGCAGCAATCTGCACGTACCTGGCATGGACTCCGTTCCAGACACTGAAGTGTTTGAAACACCAGAAGCCCAGCCGGGGGCAGAAaggtccttctccaccttcGGCAAAGAGAAGGCCCTTCACAACACTCTGGAGAGGAAGGAGTTGGATGGACTGCTGTCTAATACACGAGCGCCTTACAAACCACCATATTTGA
- the PCDH10 gene encoding protocadherin-10 isoform X3: MVVLFLLALLWMVEGALCQLHYTVQEEQEHGTFVGNIAEDLGLDITKLSARRFQTAPNSRSPYLELNLETGVLYVNEKIDREQICKQSPSCLLHLEVFLENPLELFRVEIEVLDINDNPPSFPEPDLTVEISESATPGTRFPLESAFDPDVGTNSLRTYEITPNSYFSLDVQTQGDGNRFAELVLDQPLDREQQAVHRYVLTAVDGGQPQQRTGTALLTVRVLDSNDNVPAFEQPVYTVSLPENSPPGTLVLQLNASDPDEGQNGEVIYSFSSHISARARELFGIAPRTGRLEVSGELDYEESSVYQVYVQAKDLGPNAVPAHCKVLVRVLDANDNAPEISFSTVKEAVSEAAAPGTVVALFSVSDRDSEENGQVQCELLQGDAPFRLKSSFKNYYTIVTEGPLDREQPGGDAYTLTVVARDGGRPPLSTSKSIQVRVSDVNDNAPRFSQPVYQVFVSENNVPGAYIYAVSATDRDQGANARLAYSILESQIQGMSVFTYVSINAENGFLYALRSFDYEQLKEFSFQVEARDAGEEPRPLAANATVNIVVVDQNDNAPAIVSPVPGRNGTPARELLPRGAEPGYLVSRVAAVDADDGDNARLTYSIARGNEASLFRMDWRSGELRTARRVPAKRDPQRPYELLVEVRDHGQPPLSSTAAIQVVLVDGAAERPGGGGGGGGQGAGAGAGGGGAGGEHRPSRSGGDASLDLTLILIIALGSVSFVFLLAMIVLAVRCQKEKKLNIYTCLASDCCLGCCCCCPCCSRQARARKKKLSKSDIMLVQSSNVPSNPAQVPAEEAGSFGSHHHNQNYCYQVCLTPESAKTDLMFLKPCSPSRSTDAEHNPCGAIVTGYADQQPDIISNGSILSSETKHQRAELSYLVDRPRRVNSSAFQEADIVSSKDSGHGDSEQGDSDHDATNRGQSSGMDLFSNCTEECKALGHSDRCWMPSFVPSDGRQAADYRSNLHVPGMDSVPDTEVFETPEAQPGAERSFSTFGKEKALHNTLERKELDGLLSNTRAPYKPPYLTFAISGSQSGL; encoded by the exons ATGGTCGTGCTATTCCTCCTCGCCTTGCTCTGGATGGTGGAGGGGGCCCTTTGCCAGCTCCATTACAcggtgcaggaggagcaggagcatgGCACGTTCGTGGGAAATATCGCCGAGGACCTGGGCTTGGACATTACAAAACTTTCGGCTCGCCGCTTCCAGACGGCGCCCAACTCCCGCAGCCCTTACCTGGAGCTCAACCTGGAGACCGGGGTGCTCTACGTGAACGAGAAGATCGACCGGGAGCAGATCTGCAAGCAgagcccctcctgcctgctgcacctGGAGGTCTTCCTGGAGAACCCCCTGGAGCTGTTCCGGGTGGAGATCGAGGTGCTGGACATCAACGACAACCCGCCCTCCTTCCCGGAGCCCGACCTCACGGTGGAGATCTCGGAGAGCGCCACGCCGGGCACCCGCTTTCCCCTGGAGAGCGCCTTCGACCCCGACGTGGGCACCAACTCGCTGCGCACCTACGAGATCACCCCCAACAGTTACTTCTCCCTCGACGTGCAGACGCAGGGCGACGGCAACCGCTTCGCCGAGCTGGTGCTGGACCAGCCGCTGGACCGCGAGCAGCAAGCCGTGCACCGCTACGTGCTGACGGCGGTGGACggcgggcagccccagcagcgcaCCGGCACCGCCCTGCTCACCGTGCGGGTGCTGGACTCCAACGACAACGTCCCCGCCTTCGAGCAGCCCGTCTACACCGTGTCGCTGCCCGAGAACTCGCCTCCCGGCaccctggtgctgcagctcaACGCCAGCGACCCCGACGAGGGGCAGAACGGCGAGGTCATCTATTCCTTCAGCAGCCACATCTCGGCCCGCGCCCGGGAGCTCTTCGGCATCGCGCCGCGCACCGGGCGGCTGGAGGTGAGCGGCGAGCTGGACTACGAGGAGAGCAGCGTGTACCAGGTGTACGTGCAAGCCAAGGACCTGGGGCCCAACGCCGTGCCGGCGCACTGCAAGGTGCTGGTGCGGGTGCTGGACGCCAACGACAACGCGCCCGAGATCAGCTTCTCCACCGTCAAGGAGGCGGTGAgcgaggcggcggcgccgggcaCCGTGGTGGCCCTCTTCAGCGTGTCGGACCGCGACTCGGAGGAGAACGGGCAGGTGCAGTgcgagctgctgcagggcgACGCGCCCTTCCGCCTCAAGAGCTCCTTCAAGAACTACTACACCATCGTCACCGAGGGGCCGCTCGACCGCGAGCAGCCGGGCGGCGACGCCTACACGCTGACGGTGGTGGCTCGGGACGGCGGCCGGCCGCCGCTCAGCACCAGCAAGTCCATCCAGGTGCGGGTGAGCGACGTGAACGACAACGCGCCGCGCTTCTCGCAGCCCGTCTACCAGGTCTTCGTCAGCGAGAACAACGTGCCCGGCGCCTACATCTACGCCGTCAGCGCCACCGACCGCGACCAGGGCGCCAACGCGCGGCTCGCCTACTCCATCCTGGAGAGCCAGATCCAGGGCATGTCCGTCTTCACCTACGTCTCCATCAACGCCGAGAACGGCTTCCTCTACGCGCTGCGCTCCTTCGACTATGAGCAGCTCAAGGAGTTCAGCTTCCAGGTAGAGGCCCGCGACGCCGGCGAGGAGCCGCGCCCGCTGGCCGCCAACGCCACCGTCAACATCGTGGTGGTGGACCAGAACGACAACGCGCCCGCCATCGTCAGCCCCGTGCCGGGCCGCAACGGCACCCCGgcgagggagctgctgccccgcGGCGCCGAGCCGGGCTACCTGGTGAGCCGGGTGGCCGCCGTGGACGCCGACGACGGCGACAACGCGCGCCTCACCTACAGCATCGCGCGGGGCAACGAGGCCAGCCTCTTCCGCATGGACTGGCGCAGCGGCGAGCTCCGCACGGCGCGCAGGGTGCCGGCCAAGCGCGACCCGCAGCGCCCCTACGAGCTGCTCGTCGAGGTGCGCGACCACGGGCAGCCGCCGCTCTCCTCCACCGCCGCCATCCAGGTGGTGCTGGTGGACGGCGCGGCCGAGCGGCccggcggaggcggcggcggcggcgggcagggagccggggcgggcgcggggggcggcggggcaggcGGCGAGCACCGTCCCAGCCGCTCCGGGGGGGACGCGTCGCTCGACCTCACCCTCATCCTCATCATCGCGCTGGGCTCCGTGTCCTTCGTCTTCCTGCTGGCCATGATCGTGCTGGCCGTGCGCTGCCAGAAGGAGAAGAAGCTCAACATCTACACCTGCCTGGCCAGCGactgctgcctgggctgctgctgctgctgcccctgctgcagccgcCAAGCGCGGGCCCGCAAGAAGAAGCTCAGCAAGTCGGACATCATGCTGGTGCAGAGCTCCAACGTGCCCAGCAACCCGGCGCAGGTGCCGGCCGAGGAGGCGGGCAGCTTCGGCTCCCACCACCACAACCAGAACTACTGCTACCAGGTCTGCCTCACCCCCGAGTCCGCCAAGACCGACCTGATGTTCCTcaagccctgcagcccctcccgCAGCACCGACGCCGAGCACAACCCCTGCGGGGCCATCGTCACCGGTTATGCCGACCAGCAGCCCGACATCATCTCCAACGGCAGCATCCTCTCCAGCGAG acGAAACATCAGCGTGCTGAGCTCAGTTATCTAGTTGACAGACCCCGACGGGTAAACAG TTCTGCATTCCAGGAAGCAGACATAGTAAGCTCTAAGGACAGTGGTCATGGAGACAGTGAGCAAGGAGACAGTGATCATGATGCCACTAATCGAGGTCAATCCTCTG GCATGGATCTCTTCTCCAATTGCACAGAGGAATGTAAAGCACTGGGCCACTCAGATCGGTGCTGGATGCCTTCCTTTGTCCCATCTGATGGACGCCAAGCTGCAGATTACCGCAGCAATCTGCACGTACCTGGCATGGACTCCGTTCCAGACACTGAAGTGTTTGAAACACCAGAAGCCCAGCCGGGGGCAGAAaggtccttctccaccttcGGCAAAGAGAAGGCCCTTCACAACACTCTGGAGAGGAAGGAGTTGGATGGACTGCTGTCTAATACACGAGCGCCTTACAAACCACCATATTTGA